The proteins below come from a single Eucalyptus grandis isolate ANBG69807.140 chromosome 3, ASM1654582v1, whole genome shotgun sequence genomic window:
- the LOC104441509 gene encoding uncharacterized protein LOC104441509, which yields MLQEDQESDVQIPRNRDQMYDEKQNTATIKVVSCCPERILKKIASKGGKTVESIEIVPEKKPEKPREPLMPKMGPPMEVPPPYKEGDNGGNDSDVEPTTLTPKQTNQFVSGYPTIYPSGIYYQPPQPYYQGYGTVPYYHGVPAYYG from the exons ATGCtacaagaagatcaagaaagTGATGTGCAAATTCCCAG aaatcgAGATCAGATGTACGATGAGAAGCAGAACACAGCGACAATCAAAGTGGTGAGCTGTTGTCCCGAGAGAATCCTTAAGAAAATAGCCAGCAAAGGCGGAAAAACAGTGGAGAGCATTGAGATAGTCCCCGAGAAGAAGCCCGAGAAGCCCCGGGAGCCCCTGATGCCCAAGATGGGGCCGCCCATGGAGGTCCCGCCGCCGTACAAGGAGGGGGACAATGGAGGAAACGATTCTGATGTCGAACCTACAACTCTTACTCCCAAGCAAACCAATCAGTTTGTTTCAGGATATCCCACGATTTATCCAAGTGGAATATACTACCAGCCGCCTCAGCCGTATTACCAAGGATATGGCACTGTGCCATACTATCACGGGGTGCCGGCTTATTACGGTTAG